In Streptomyces durocortorensis, a genomic segment contains:
- a CDS encoding nitrilase-related carbon-nitrogen hydrolase: MRGGRGEAEEAVQLAFLSVGFAGTAIEVIMVSDAVVVRFFSWGGRGDRRSWKEHSPMAQPVRIVFRSALYDAPAVGEGLRVALYQGQVGSREAVRQNMDRLAEVSSLAAAYGCQVVVFPEKYTTGYAIDPGQCRELAEHREGPSIDRARLAAKENGLAVVLPYPERDGSDFYDSISVIAADGQVAANYRKTHLYGAAERRNYSFGQDLPPLVTINGITVGVLNCYECEFPPLYQHLAEHGAQIVLGPTAADGHFRLADGAMSRVPYQDATRHIIPAMASVWRLFVAYANRRGWEQVPAGAWQYQGNSGIWGPDGEPLVVATAEDRNHDCLLIADCLPVAIPPFSPEGHHLTDNRLALNPVLRPAR, translated from the coding sequence GTGCGCGGTGGTCGTGGTGAAGCAGAGGAAGCCGTCCAGCTCGCTTTCCTCTCCGTCGGCTTCGCCGGCACTGCCATCGAAGTGATCATGGTGTCCGATGCGGTAGTGGTTCGTTTCTTTTCATGGGGCGGTCGTGGGGATCGCCGATCATGGAAAGAGCACTCACCGATGGCGCAGCCAGTTCGTATCGTGTTCCGCTCCGCGCTGTATGACGCGCCCGCTGTCGGTGAGGGTCTGCGGGTGGCGTTGTACCAGGGGCAGGTCGGCAGCCGGGAGGCGGTGCGGCAGAACATGGACCGGCTGGCCGAAGTTTCCTCTCTGGCCGCGGCTTACGGCTGCCAGGTGGTTGTGTTTCCGGAGAAGTACACCACCGGCTACGCCATCGACCCCGGCCAGTGCCGTGAACTGGCAGAGCACCGCGAGGGCCCTTCGATCGACCGGGCCCGCCTGGCTGCCAAGGAGAACGGCTTGGCCGTGGTCCTGCCTTACCCCGAACGGGACGGGAGCGACTTCTACGACTCCATCAGCGTGATCGCTGCCGACGGGCAGGTGGCCGCCAACTACCGCAAGACCCACCTCTACGGGGCGGCGGAGCGACGTAACTACTCCTTCGGTCAGGACCTGCCGCCCCTCGTGACGATCAACGGCATCACGGTCGGCGTGCTGAACTGCTATGAGTGCGAGTTCCCGCCGCTGTACCAGCACCTGGCTGAACACGGTGCGCAGATTGTGCTGGGGCCCACCGCGGCTGACGGCCACTTCCGTCTGGCTGACGGCGCCATGAGCCGTGTTCCGTACCAGGACGCCACCCGCCACATCATCCCCGCTATGGCCAGCGTCTGGCGTCTGTTCGTCGCCTACGCCAACCGCCGTGGCTGGGAACAGGTCCCCGCCGGCGCTTGGCAGTACCAGGGAAACTCCGGAATCTGGGGGCCCGACGGCGAGCCCCTTGTGGTGGCCACCGCTGAGGACCGCAACCATGACTGCCTCCTGATCGCCGACTGCCTGCCCGTGGCCATCCCGCCCTTCAGCCCCGAAGGCCACCACCTGACCGACAACCGCCTCGCCCTCAACCCGGTCCTACGCCCCGCCCGCTGA
- a CDS encoding ArsR/SmtB family transcription factor: protein MHHPHDADIQLRGRGLVIAPTVFSSRQVEVLQNLADPEQSPVLALPTVGGEMNDSAQWLVGESAQGALEDLVGRTRAAVLATVADGCSTTELACCLGISPATASQHASVLRRAALITTRRDGKAVLHTTTRLGAALLAATTHGFGP, encoded by the coding sequence GTGCATCATCCCCACGACGCGGACATCCAGTTGCGGGGGCGAGGGCTCGTCATCGCTCCGACGGTGTTCTCCTCCCGGCAGGTGGAGGTACTGCAGAACCTGGCGGACCCGGAGCAGTCGCCCGTCCTGGCGCTGCCCACGGTCGGCGGGGAGATGAACGACTCCGCACAGTGGCTTGTCGGAGAATCTGCCCAGGGGGCGCTCGAGGACCTGGTCGGGCGGACCAGAGCCGCCGTACTCGCAACTGTGGCCGACGGGTGCAGCACGACGGAGCTGGCCTGTTGCCTGGGCATCTCGCCCGCAACCGCCAGCCAGCACGCGAGCGTACTGCGCCGGGCCGCTCTGATCACGACCCGCCGCGACGGCAAGGCCGTACTGCACACGACCACACGCTTGGGCGCCGCGCTGCTGGCCGCGACCACTCATGGTTTCGGCCCCTGA
- a CDS encoding dTMP kinase, whose product MQPLRPERSLRSRRVDASSAREGTVHLYFSDRGSRSSAARPRGPGPGRGSTGSWLGHLALAAVSGTANAGWLRRLYGQLPAPDVAFLLDLSPEVAAARVRARNTDTNSLSFLTRFRDAYRDLDEYRDGVFTVLDAGLPPAGLLDDAWAHLARTDRWLADV is encoded by the coding sequence GTGCAACCCCTTCGTCCTGAGCGCTCTCTGAGATCCCGGCGCGTTGATGCTTCTTCGGCGCGTGAGGGCACAGTTCATCTGTACTTCTCGGATCGGGGGAGCAGATCGTCCGCAGCCAGGCCCCGAGGTCCTGGGCCAGGCCGAGGGTCGACCGGATCCTGGCTGGGGCACCTGGCGCTGGCCGCGGTCTCGGGCACCGCCAACGCCGGATGGCTACGCCGTCTGTACGGCCAACTGCCAGCCCCTGACGTGGCGTTCCTCCTCGACCTGTCGCCGGAGGTCGCCGCGGCACGGGTCCGGGCCCGTAACACCGACACCAACTCACTCTCCTTCCTCACCCGGTTCCGCGATGCCTACCGGGACCTGGACGAGTACAGGGACGGCGTGTTCACCGTGCTCGACGCCGGCCTTCCCCCGGCCGGACTGCTCGACGACGCCTGGGCCCACCTGGCCCGCACCGACCGGTGGCTCGCCGATGTCTGA
- a CDS encoding HAD domain-containing protein, whose product MSEREELPLLFLDVDGPLLPFGDGPQREPSGTATDSHLTRLDPRIGPRLAALPCELVWATTWEGAANTDIAPRLGLPPLPVVHWPEPSDAHEREDQWFGLHWKTRTLVAWADGRPFVWVDDEITDADRDWVWTHHPTPALLHRIASSRGLTHEDFAVLDQWLRATCGSLR is encoded by the coding sequence ATGAGTGAGCGCGAGGAACTCCCGCTGCTGTTCTTGGACGTCGACGGACCGCTGCTGCCGTTCGGCGACGGCCCGCAGCGCGAGCCGTCAGGCACCGCGACAGATTCGCACCTGACGCGGCTCGACCCGCGCATCGGGCCTCGCCTCGCGGCACTGCCGTGCGAGTTGGTCTGGGCCACCACCTGGGAAGGGGCGGCGAACACCGACATAGCACCGCGGCTCGGCCTGCCACCCCTGCCGGTCGTGCACTGGCCGGAACCCTCCGACGCGCATGAACGCGAGGACCAGTGGTTCGGGCTCCACTGGAAGACCCGAACCCTGGTGGCATGGGCGGACGGACGCCCGTTCGTCTGGGTCGATGACGAGATCACCGACGCCGATCGGGACTGGGTTTGGACCCATCACCCCACTCCGGCCCTCCTCCACCGCATCGCGTCGTCCCGCGGCCTCACCCACGAAGACTTCGCAGTCCTCGATCAATGGCTGCGGGCCACTTGTGGCTCCCTACGTTGA
- a CDS encoding pyrroline-5-carboxylate reductase family protein has translation MPELAPGAAVVSLVAGLPLDRIPLPGAAVHAFRAAGNAATIERSGLLALTPADGVSTAVRATVTGLLRRFGSVVAITEPQQDTAASSLGSGAAFLALAATGIGTAAVEAGVTPEVARDFAADALESAAAMLRGTGAASPAAWKGLATPGGITEAGLPRLQTAGAADILS, from the coding sequence ATGCCGGAGCTCGCGCCTGGTGCTGCCGTCGTCTCGCTCGTCGCCGGTCTCCCGCTCGACCGCATCCCCCTGCCGGGGGCCGCCGTCCACGCCTTCCGGGCGGCCGGGAACGCGGCGACCATCGAGCGGTCCGGCCTGTTGGCGCTCACCCCGGCCGACGGAGTGTCCACGGCCGTACGGGCCACGGTCACCGGTCTGCTGCGGCGGTTCGGCTCGGTGGTCGCGATCACCGAGCCGCAGCAGGACACCGCGGCGTCGAGCCTCGGGAGCGGGGCGGCCTTCCTGGCCCTGGCCGCGACCGGCATCGGCACGGCCGCCGTCGAAGCCGGCGTCACCCCCGAGGTGGCCCGCGACTTCGCCGCGGACGCCCTGGAGAGCGCCGCCGCCATGCTCCGCGGGACGGGTGCCGCATCCCCGGCCGCCTGGAAAGGGCTCGCCACCCCGGGGGGAATCACCGAGGCCGGACTCCCGCGACTGCAGACGGCGGGCGCCGCGGACATACTGAGCTGA
- a CDS encoding RCC1 domain-containing protein — protein MNALLRGRSRSAPLFAGLLALLAILLAWPSTATAQEGRLKGWGANESYQFGGVVTNAKYKPVTVPGLTDTDIKSIDAGASHSLALLSNGTVESWGLNTSGQLGIGTLTNQDQASTVTGLRGVVAIC, from the coding sequence GTGAACGCACTTCTCCGCGGCCGTAGCCGCAGCGCCCCGCTCTTCGCGGGCCTGCTGGCGCTGCTGGCCATACTGCTGGCCTGGCCCTCGACCGCCACCGCGCAGGAAGGCCGGCTCAAGGGCTGGGGCGCCAACGAGAGCTATCAGTTCGGCGGCGTGGTCACCAACGCCAAGTACAAGCCCGTGACGGTGCCGGGGCTCACCGACACCGACATCAAGAGTATCGATGCCGGCGCCAGCCACAGCCTCGCCCTGCTCTCCAACGGGACCGTGGAAAGCTGGGGCCTCAACACCAGCGGCCAGCTCGGCATCGGCACCCTGACTAACCAGGACCAGGCGTCCACCGTCACCGGACTGCGCGGCGTGGTCGCCATCTGCTGA
- a CDS encoding IS5 family transposase has protein sequence MSEHKPYPSDLSDAQWALIEPVITAWKDRHRSVSGHQGAYAMREIINAILYQGRTGCQWAYLPHDLPPKSATYYYFAAWRDDGTDQVIHELLRCQVRERARRLEDPTLVVLDTQSVHAAAGVPASTTGRDTAKRVPGRKRGLAVDVLGLVIAVIVLAANAHDNAVGIALLDQVAENAGGTVEKALVDQGFKNQVVAHGAGLGIDVEIVVRNPQEAGFVPQPKRWRVEQTYGILILHRRLVRDYEHRSASSASRVYWAMTHVMARRLTGANTPTWRDPQAVTA, from the coding sequence GTGAGTGAACACAAGCCGTACCCGAGCGACTTATCCGACGCGCAGTGGGCTCTGATCGAGCCGGTGATAACGGCGTGGAAGGACCGGCACCGCTCGGTCAGCGGCCACCAGGGCGCCTACGCGATGCGGGAGATCATCAACGCGATCCTCTACCAGGGCCGGACCGGCTGCCAGTGGGCCTACCTCCCGCACGACCTGCCGCCCAAGAGCGCGACGTACTACTACTTCGCCGCCTGGCGGGACGACGGCACCGACCAGGTCATTCACGAACTCCTGCGCTGCCAGGTCCGTGAACGGGCCCGCCGATTAGAGGACCCGACCCTGGTGGTCCTGGACACCCAGAGTGTCCACGCGGCCGCCGGGGTCCCCGCGTCCACGACCGGCCGGGACACGGCGAAGAGGGTGCCGGGCCGCAAGCGGGGACTGGCCGTGGACGTGCTCGGGCTGGTCATCGCCGTCATCGTGCTGGCCGCGAACGCCCACGACAACGCCGTGGGCATCGCTCTGCTGGACCAGGTCGCCGAGAACGCCGGCGGTACCGTCGAGAAGGCGCTGGTCGATCAGGGCTTCAAGAACCAGGTCGTCGCGCATGGAGCCGGCCTGGGCATCGACGTCGAGATCGTCGTACGCAACCCGCAGGAGGCGGGCTTCGTGCCTCAGCCGAAGCGGTGGAGGGTCGAGCAGACCTACGGGATCCTGATATTGCACCGCCGTCTGGTCCGCGACTACGAGCACCGGTCGGCCTCCTCCGCCTCCCGCGTCTACTGGGCGATGACCCACGTCATGGCCCGCCGCCTCACCGGCGCGAACACTCCCACTTGGCGTGATCCGCAGGCGGTGACAGCGTGA
- a CDS encoding transposase domain-containing protein, producing MHRQSAVSTLPGILAVGEGVLAPGHLGELTKYVRFELVDAILEETGTVERRRRILPSRVGIYFVLALGLFPQLGYAKVWNKLVAGLTGLPVVTPSEKALRDLRRRLGAAPLKALFEVVAGPLAQPRTPGARYRQWRTVAFDGCSSIKVPDGERNYAWLGRVRHRLGITGYPTLRLMSLVETGTRGLLGAAFGPKRHGENHYARKLLHLLGDDSLVLADRGFDDGKFLLRPTTPAFLSRRHPSQTPASPTKPGEPTLIDRAYAVLRSEPGRRWGPRELAQAVNADNVHSYAVLLARWARNGLIHKPHTGVYMLLDEAAPAASPPTPPPLAPGTPQLQGTLAVLRSAPDYSWTPHEVASALGTANVNSLNAQMAKWARRGLIYQTRRGAYAAHSPDSPEQQPLTDLDAP from the coding sequence TTGCATCGTCAGTCTGCCGTCAGCACGCTCCCAGGTATTCTCGCCGTCGGCGAAGGTGTTCTTGCCCCAGGGCACCTGGGTGAGTTAACCAAATACGTTCGCTTCGAGTTGGTCGACGCCATACTGGAGGAGACGGGGACGGTCGAACGGCGAAGGCGGATTCTTCCGTCGCGAGTAGGCATCTACTTCGTGTTGGCACTGGGCTTGTTCCCGCAACTGGGCTACGCCAAAGTCTGGAACAAGCTGGTCGCCGGGCTGACTGGGCTCCCGGTCGTGACGCCTTCGGAGAAGGCCCTACGTGATCTGCGTCGCCGTCTGGGTGCCGCACCGTTGAAAGCCCTGTTCGAAGTAGTCGCTGGCCCGCTGGCCCAACCCCGTACTCCGGGGGCTCGATACCGGCAGTGGCGCACAGTGGCATTCGACGGATGCAGCTCGATCAAGGTGCCGGACGGGGAGCGCAACTACGCCTGGCTCGGGCGAGTCCGCCACCGGCTGGGAATCACGGGTTACCCCACGCTGCGGCTGATGTCGCTGGTCGAGACAGGAACGCGCGGCCTGCTCGGTGCCGCTTTCGGGCCGAAGCGGCACGGCGAGAACCACTACGCCCGAAAGCTGCTGCATCTGCTCGGTGACGACTCCCTCGTCCTGGCCGACCGCGGCTTCGACGACGGGAAGTTCCTCCTCCGACCAACGACACCAGCCTTCCTCTCACGTCGGCACCCATCCCAGACTCCTGCCTCACCCACGAAACCCGGCGAACCGACCTTGATCGATCGCGCCTACGCCGTCCTACGCTCCGAACCCGGCCGCCGCTGGGGGCCACGCGAACTCGCCCAGGCCGTCAACGCGGACAACGTGCACAGCTACGCCGTACTGCTGGCCCGCTGGGCCCGAAACGGACTGATCCACAAACCACACACTGGCGTCTACATGCTGCTCGATGAGGCGGCACCCGCCGCTTCACCACCAACCCCGCCACCCCTCGCTCCGGGAACACCCCAGCTTCAAGGCACACTCGCCGTTCTGCGCTCTGCACCCGACTACTCCTGGACACCTCACGAGGTCGCATCAGCGCTCGGCACCGCCAACGTCAACAGCCTGAACGCTCAAATGGCCAAATGGGCGCGACGGGGTCTTATCTACCAGACCCGCAGGGGTGCCTACGCCGCTCACTCCCCAGACTCACCCGAACAGCAGCCCTTGACAGACCTCGACGCTCCCTAA
- a CDS encoding alpha/beta fold hydrolase codes for MSIPCRLIGSGDHKVLVLHDWFGTSAGWGPFLDYLDGDTFSYAFLDYRGYGDRKHVTGTYTLAEIAEDALALADELGWESFSLVGHSMGGKAAQQVLAQAPHRVRKLVGLAPVPAGAYPLDADGEALFYGAAQDRDKRRSIVDLVTGRRASRVWVDLMVDLSLEWSTREAFGGYVKDWVTADLTERITGNPVPVKVIVGEHDLALTADAMRATWLSHYPNAELEEIANSGHYPMHETPVALATSLETFLNA; via the coding sequence ATGAGCATTCCCTGCCGCCTGATCGGATCAGGCGACCATAAAGTGCTGGTGCTCCACGACTGGTTCGGCACCAGCGCCGGCTGGGGGCCCTTCCTGGACTACCTGGACGGCGACACCTTCAGCTACGCCTTCCTCGACTACCGCGGCTACGGCGACCGCAAGCACGTCACCGGCACGTACACGCTCGCCGAGATCGCCGAGGACGCCCTCGCCCTGGCCGACGAGCTCGGCTGGGAAAGCTTCTCCCTCGTCGGCCACTCGATGGGCGGCAAGGCGGCTCAGCAGGTGCTGGCCCAGGCCCCGCACCGAGTGCGGAAGCTGGTCGGCCTGGCCCCCGTCCCCGCCGGTGCCTATCCGCTGGACGCCGACGGAGAAGCGCTGTTCTACGGTGCCGCGCAGGACCGCGACAAGCGACGCTCCATCGTCGATCTGGTCACCGGCCGACGCGCCTCCCGGGTGTGGGTGGACCTGATGGTCGACCTCTCCTTGGAGTGGTCGACCCGGGAGGCGTTCGGCGGCTACGTGAAGGACTGGGTCACCGCCGACCTCACGGAACGGATCACCGGCAACCCCGTCCCGGTCAAGGTCATCGTCGGCGAGCACGATCTCGCCCTCACGGCCGACGCTATGCGCGCCACGTGGCTCAGCCACTATCCGAACGCCGAACTGGAGGAGATCGCCAACAGCGGCCACTACCCCATGCACGAGACACCTGTGGCCCTGGCCACCAGCCTCGAGACATTCCTGAACGCCTGA
- a CDS encoding phosphoesterase — protein sequence MNLVVNGDAESGPGGSAEPVGSVNGWRIAQGAPALIDYSFGGGYPGPSDPGPAQRGSRFFSGGNSPRTALVQDIDLPQTGATGRAAVDAGRVRYAVRGWLGGYAGQEDGVRLSVEFRDVRGTPVALSVLGPVTAGDRKGRTALLQCEAASTVPPGARSARVLLVFTRSGGTSNDGYADAISLTLDTATLNTAGGRS from the coding sequence ATGAATCTCGTTGTGAACGGCGACGCGGAGAGTGGGCCGGGAGGAAGTGCGGAGCCGGTCGGCTCGGTGAACGGCTGGAGGATCGCGCAGGGCGCACCCGCGCTGATCGACTACAGCTTCGGCGGAGGGTACCCGGGCCCGTCCGACCCCGGCCCCGCCCAGCGCGGCAGCCGGTTCTTCTCCGGGGGGAACTCGCCCCGTACGGCACTGGTCCAGGACATCGATCTGCCGCAGACCGGGGCGACCGGGCGCGCGGCTGTTGACGCGGGCCGCGTCCGGTACGCCGTACGCGGCTGGCTCGGCGGGTACGCGGGCCAGGAAGACGGGGTACGGCTGTCCGTGGAGTTCCGGGACGTCAGGGGGACCCCGGTCGCGCTGAGCGTGCTCGGGCCCGTGACCGCGGGGGACCGCAAGGGGCGTACCGCACTCCTGCAGTGCGAGGCGGCCTCCACGGTGCCGCCGGGCGCCCGCAGTGCCCGAGTCCTGCTCGTCTTCACGCGCTCCGGCGGCACGTCCAACGACGGCTACGCGGACGCGATATCCCTCACCCTTGATACCGCCACCCTCAACACCGCCGGAGGCCGGTCGTGA
- a CDS encoding transposase family protein has translation MLVYPSSIDLSSHTLRFLSARLHARRREIGTRWRRLPAGRQALLALAHLRCGDTYAQLAAGFRIGIATAYRYVREVIDVLAVLAPTLTEAMKTIRTKALVILDGTLLPIDRTAADTPYYSGKHKRHGMNVQVLTDPFGRLFRASPAPPGSVHDLTAARTHGIIDALAAAELKCWADKAYQGAGHPVRVPFRGRRLKRWKRRHNSSHAKIRCLVEQAMAVLKSWRLLRKLRCSTNRFTAIVQAVLVLHHASA, from the coding sequence GTGCTTGTCTACCCGTCGTCGATTGATCTGTCCAGCCACACCCTGCGCTTCCTGAGCGCTCGACTGCACGCCCGGCGGCGGGAGATCGGGACGCGCTGGCGACGTCTGCCCGCAGGCCGACAGGCCCTGCTCGCCTTGGCCCACCTGCGATGCGGCGATACTTATGCCCAGCTCGCCGCCGGGTTCCGCATCGGCATCGCGACCGCCTATCGCTACGTACGCGAGGTCATAGACGTCCTGGCCGTCCTCGCCCCGACCCTGACCGAGGCGATGAAGACCATCCGGACCAAGGCGCTCGTGATCCTGGACGGCACCCTCCTACCGATCGACCGGACCGCCGCCGACACCCCGTACTACTCCGGGAAACACAAGCGCCACGGCATGAACGTCCAGGTCCTCACCGATCCGTTCGGTCGACTGTTTCGGGCGTCACCCGCCCCGCCCGGGTCCGTCCACGACCTGACAGCCGCACGGACCCACGGGATCATCGACGCGCTCGCCGCGGCCGAGCTGAAGTGCTGGGCGGACAAGGCGTACCAGGGAGCCGGCCACCCCGTCCGCGTCCCGTTCCGAGGCCGTCGGCTCAAGCGGTGGAAGCGCCGACACAACAGTAGCCACGCCAAGATCCGCTGCCTGGTCGAGCAGGCCATGGCGGTCCTGAAGAGCTGGCGACTCCTACGGAAGCTCCGCTGCAGCACCAACCGCTTCACCGCGATCGTCCAGGCCGTACTCGTCCTCCATCACGCGTCAGCGTGA
- a CDS encoding type I-E CRISPR-associated protein Cas6/Cse3/CasE, whose amino-acid sequence MGEQGPGPVLAEGLLFRTESGPDPTLLVQTAHIPDLTALPADYGTARTVDLTPLLNSLTPGRTVRYRITAARSAGNPNRRPVTGKRRGKITHLTGDDAITWWQTRTQTVGLQPVTVSGLPRPFPRTRVNRTSPHFTLHLHDALEENPKLTLDKDLVRWVLSRIDPTTCHTPQRN is encoded by the coding sequence GTGGGTGAACAAGGCCCTGGCCCGGTACTGGCCGAAGGCCTGCTGTTCCGCACCGAGTCCGGGCCCGACCCCACCCTCCTCGTCCAGACGGCCCACATACCCGACCTCACCGCCCTGCCCGCCGACTACGGCACCGCCCGGACCGTCGACCTGACCCCCCTGCTGAACTCCCTCACCCCCGGGCGCACCGTCCGCTACCGCATCACCGCCGCCCGCTCCGCCGGCAACCCCAACCGCCGCCCCGTCACCGGGAAACGCCGCGGCAAGATCACCCACCTCACCGGAGACGACGCCATCACCTGGTGGCAGACCCGCACCCAAACCGTCGGACTTCAGCCCGTCACCGTCTCCGGCCTCCCCAGGCCCTTCCCCCGCACCCGCGTCAACCGCACCTCCCCCCACTTCACCCTCCACCTCCACGACGCCCTGGAGGAAAACCCGAAACTCACCCTCGACAAAGACCTCGTCCGCTGGGTACTGAGCCGCATCGACCCCACCACCTGCCATACTCCACAACGCAACTGA
- a CDS encoding pyrroline-5-carboxylate reductase family protein, translating to MSDSAPGTHPRVTVSGVGGIGEVVLARLLASGHPAGRLRGMVRTEDHARRLVRTYAVDVSADNGRAARGAEVLILAVRPDQAEKVLA from the coding sequence ATGTCTGACAGCGCACCCGGCACGCACCCACGGGTGACCGTCTCGGGCGTCGGCGGCATCGGAGAGGTCGTCCTCGCCCGGCTCCTGGCCTCCGGTCACCCCGCCGGCCGGCTGAGGGGCATGGTGAGGACGGAGGACCACGCGCGACGCCTGGTCCGCACGTACGCCGTCGACGTCAGCGCGGACAACGGGCGGGCCGCACGCGGGGCCGAGGTGCTGATCCTGGCCGTGCGTCCCGACCAGGCGGAGAAGGTTCTCGCCTAG
- a CDS encoding alkaline phosphatase D family protein, translating to MKLNRRDLLKAAAASGALGIAWPLAAGLSPAQAREAAEALGADYDPAPFTLGVASGDPQPSSVVLWTRLAPEPLAAEQDLPDVVEVGWVVAEDAGLRTVVARGTAPASTTLGHSVHVPVGGLRSGRHYFYAFTALGRTSRVGRTKTAPAGAVGAVRFAAANCQAFHDGFYAAHRGIARENVDFVVHLGDYIYEHGQVGGVPENHVRDHEGGATFTLADYRKRHALYKGDASLREAHAAHPWFLTWDDHEVANDFSGTGGGAPFMQRKAAAFQAWFEHMPHRDTFGEAALPDPEIHRVRRWGDLLELTVLDLRSYRSAQNLADGTILGAEQKSWLKRGIDKAPDAWHVWANSIMLSQLRGSPGGSYMFTDQWDGFLAERKEVLGHVHSSGLEDLVVITGDWHSAFVDDIHTDFDDISSPVVGTEFTAHSVTSGAYSADWNRTNGPRMGQANPHLKYFEGNRYGYDVYEVTPKRFSTHMRVIEDRRDPTSPVSTLTTFHVDRGTVGSYEDEATRNSPAQYRRSRTNRP from the coding sequence GTGAAGCTCAACCGCCGTGATCTGCTCAAGGCCGCCGCCGCGTCGGGCGCCCTCGGCATCGCCTGGCCGCTGGCCGCCGGGCTCTCGCCCGCGCAGGCCCGCGAGGCAGCCGAGGCGCTGGGAGCCGACTACGACCCGGCGCCCTTCACCCTCGGCGTCGCCTCCGGCGACCCGCAGCCTTCGTCCGTCGTGCTGTGGACCCGCCTGGCGCCCGAACCCCTCGCCGCCGAGCAGGACCTTCCCGACGTCGTCGAGGTCGGCTGGGTCGTCGCCGAGGACGCCGGACTGCGCACGGTCGTCGCCCGCGGCACCGCCCCGGCGTCCACGACCCTCGGCCACAGTGTGCACGTACCGGTCGGCGGACTGAGATCCGGGCGGCACTACTTCTACGCCTTCACCGCGCTCGGCCGGACCAGCCGTGTGGGCCGTACGAAGACCGCCCCGGCCGGCGCAGTCGGCGCGGTCCGCTTCGCCGCCGCCAACTGCCAGGCTTTCCACGACGGCTTCTACGCAGCCCACCGCGGCATCGCCCGGGAGAACGTCGACTTCGTCGTCCACCTCGGCGACTACATCTACGAGCACGGCCAGGTCGGCGGCGTCCCCGAGAACCATGTCCGTGACCACGAGGGCGGTGCGACCTTCACCCTCGCCGACTACCGCAAGCGGCACGCCCTCTACAAGGGGGACGCATCGCTGCGCGAGGCACACGCCGCCCACCCCTGGTTCCTCACCTGGGACGACCACGAGGTGGCCAACGACTTCAGCGGTACGGGCGGCGGCGCCCCCTTCATGCAGCGCAAGGCGGCCGCCTTCCAGGCATGGTTCGAGCACATGCCGCACCGCGACACCTTCGGCGAGGCCGCGCTGCCGGACCCCGAGATCCACCGCGTACGCCGCTGGGGCGACCTGCTGGAGCTGACAGTCTTGGACCTGCGTTCGTATCGCTCGGCGCAGAACCTCGCCGACGGCACCATCCTGGGTGCCGAGCAGAAGTCGTGGCTCAAGCGGGGCATCGACAAGGCCCCGGACGCCTGGCATGTCTGGGCCAACTCGATCATGCTCAGCCAGCTGCGCGGCTCGCCCGGCGGCTCGTACATGTTTACCGACCAGTGGGACGGCTTCCTGGCCGAGCGCAAGGAGGTCCTGGGGCATGTGCACAGCAGCGGCCTGGAGGACCTCGTCGTCATCACCGGAGACTGGCACTCCGCCTTCGTCGACGACATCCACACGGACTTCGATGACATCTCGTCACCCGTCGTCGGCACGGAGTTCACCGCGCACTCGGTGACCTCGGGCGCGTACTCCGCCGACTGGAACCGGACCAACGGCCCGCGCATGGGCCAGGCCAATCCGCACCTCAAGTACTTCGAGGGCAACCGCTACGGCTACGACGTGTACGAGGTGACCCCAAAGCGCTTCTCCACCCACATGCGGGTCATCGAGGACCGGCGGGACCCGACGTCCCCCGTTTCGACCCTGACCACGTTCCATGTGGACCGGGGCACGGTGGGCTCGTACGAGGACGAGGCGACGAGGAACTCCCCGGCGCAATATCGCCGATCCCGCACGAATCGACCGTGA